Proteins encoded by one window of Candidatus Saccharibacteria bacterium:
- a CDS encoding inositol monophosphatase family protein, whose translation MNLNLDKLLQDASEIVVEAGKKLMPYFGNIEHQAKTHPHDVVTELDKSTEKEIASRLEKLDPTIGFRGEEFGFSKKADTYWLLDPIDGTMHFVRGMPFCTTMLALIHENRPVLAIINNFVTNELLTAVEGGGTFCNGKRVNVSDRPNGQFILSLETKLKKPANTKLRDELRKRAYLIQVICSGYEFCLVAQGKIEGRVCKDPLGYDYDFAPGCLLVKEAGGVVTNIGSTKYDFSNRDLIAASPKLYKELVETKNALFPVGE comes from the coding sequence ATGAATTTGAATTTAGACAAGTTATTGCAAGATGCCTCAGAAATAGTGGTTGAGGCTGGTAAAAAGCTGATGCCCTATTTTGGGAACATCGAGCATCAAGCTAAAACTCATCCACACGACGTGGTAACCGAACTTGATAAATCCACTGAAAAAGAAATTGCGAGCCGACTAGAAAAGTTAGACCCAACAATTGGCTTTCGTGGTGAAGAGTTTGGCTTTAGTAAAAAAGCCGACACTTACTGGCTGCTCGATCCAATCGATGGAACCATGCATTTTGTGCGTGGTATGCCATTTTGCACCACAATGCTAGCCTTAATCCACGAGAATAGACCGGTGTTGGCTATCATAAATAATTTTGTTACCAATGAGCTATTAACTGCTGTTGAAGGAGGTGGGACTTTTTGTAACGGTAAAAGGGTAAATGTAAGTGATCGTCCTAACGGTCAGTTCATTCTAAGTCTAGAAACCAAACTAAAAAAACCCGCCAATACTAAACTGCGTGATGAGCTACGCAAACGGGCCTACTTAATCCAGGTTATTTGTTCGGGGTATGAGTTTTGCCTTGTTGCGCAGGGCAAGATTGAGGGCAGAGTTTGCAAAGATCCACTTGGCTATGACTATGACTTTGCTCCAGGGTGTTTGCTTGTGAAAGAGGCCGGTGGGGTAGTGACCAATATAGGCAGCACTAAATACGACTTCAGCAATCGTGACCTAATTGCAGCATCTCCCAAACTATACAAGGAGCTTGTTGAGACCAAGAACGCATTGTTCCCAGTTGGCGAATAA
- a CDS encoding septum formation initiator family protein — MRKLFNYSKILFWFGLLIAIYMFAVLASETSKNYTLRARSDALQNQIDQLQVQIEQLGYKITYYQTDSYKERIAREKLGLQAPGEGVVITKSQAPSTDSASVESVPVQLQTKQDLEAQKPNPQQWWDFLLGS; from the coding sequence ATGCGTAAGCTTTTTAATTATTCGAAGATTCTCTTTTGGTTTGGCCTGCTTATAGCTATATACATGTTTGCAGTATTAGCCTCCGAAACGTCCAAAAATTATACCCTGCGGGCGCGTAGTGATGCCTTGCAGAACCAGATTGACCAGCTGCAAGTGCAGATTGAACAGCTAGGCTACAAAATTACTTACTATCAAACCGACTCTTATAAAGAGCGTATAGCTCGCGAAAAGTTGGGCTTGCAAGCGCCAGGCGAGGGGGTGGTTATTACCAAATCTCAAGCTCCAAGTACAGATTCGGCTAGCGTGGAGAGTGTGCCGGTGCAGCTGCAAACCAAACAAGATCTAGAAGCCCAAAAGCCCAACCCGCAACAGTGGTGGGATTTCCTTCTCGGCAGTTAA
- a CDS encoding (d)CMP kinase translates to MTANKFVVAITGPTGSGKSAVAKRLAKQIPDCANIEVDNIKHFLVSGFKYDILPDGKKKWRFEQ, encoded by the coding sequence ATGACAGCAAATAAATTCGTGGTAGCTATAACTGGTCCAACAGGATCCGGCAAGAGTGCGGTCGCCAAACGGCTGGCCAAACAAATTCCTGATTGTGCCAATATTGAAGTAGATAATATTAAGCACTTCTTGGTGAGCGGTTTTAAGTACGACATCCTACCAGATGGCAAAAAGAAGTGGAGATTCGAACAATAG
- a CDS encoding ABC transporter ATP-binding protein yields the protein MRLMALIEVKKLKKKYDKLLAVKGIDFEVQEGEVFGILGPNGAGKTTTLEMMEGLRPITAGSIIIDGIDVNADPDSVKEIIGVQLQASAFFDNLNLTELLQVFRDLYATRRDPHELLKEVGLTAKAKTQVKALSGGQKQRFSIAAALVNDPTVLFLDEPTTGLDPQARRNVWELVQDIQSKDKTIILTTHYMDEAELLCNRIAIMDAGKIIALDTPANLINQLLKRGFKKQQPVQKANLEDVFIDLTGKHMRE from the coding sequence ATAAGGCTCATGGCTCTAATTGAAGTCAAAAAACTCAAAAAAAAATACGACAAACTCTTGGCTGTAAAAGGCATTGATTTTGAAGTTCAAGAGGGCGAGGTATTTGGAATTTTGGGCCCCAACGGTGCGGGCAAAACCACCACTCTCGAAATGATGGAGGGTCTCAGACCCATAACCGCAGGCTCAATTATAATCGATGGTATAGACGTAAATGCCGATCCAGATTCGGTTAAAGAAATAATTGGCGTGCAACTGCAAGCCTCGGCCTTTTTTGATAACTTAAACCTTACCGAACTGCTGCAGGTATTCCGCGATCTATATGCTACCCGCCGTGATCCTCACGAGCTTTTAAAGGAGGTTGGCTTAACCGCCAAGGCCAAGACTCAAGTTAAGGCACTCTCTGGCGGTCAAAAGCAACGCTTTAGCATAGCGGCGGCTTTGGTAAACGATCCCACGGTGCTGTTTTTGGATGAGCCTACGACTGGCCTCGACCCTCAAGCTAGGCGAAATGTGTGGGAGTTGGTGCAAGACATACAAAGCAAAGACAAGACAATAATCTTAACCACTCACTACATGGATGAGGCCGAGTTGTTGTGCAACCGCATAGCAATCATGGATGCTGGTAAAATTATTGCCCTAGATACGCCTGCGAATTTGATAAACCAGCTGTTAAAACGCGGATTTAAAAAGCAGCAGCCGGTGCAAAAAGCCAACTTAGAGGATGTGTTTATTGATTTAACCGGAAAGCATATGCGCGAATGA
- a CDS encoding metallophosphoesterase, which yields MSDIHLQAKQTKASAWVEQELAQRIRSHAGPGIVVLNGDIIELWAGQNPDLKAALQAHARLTSAIKNFGEQPGCQVVFVVGNHDGEVGWSSEDQKVIQAELGAKLCFQLELNMNGKVVIFEHGHQLDPDNLFEDQRDPHDHPMGQYVVQKILPMAQKSKTEVLADVDTLADPRRFPIFLFSRIFYRTIVRNSGWLALPFVLALLYRFLTVVGFYFLEQAPPQKVLDFLVLTDIVIILDAVLLIVIGYVILRHFWKLSASLVDERGGSDHNRDPREYTSTRISSKKITGGVFGHTHVAELTPIKDGFYANSGSGTKITKAYQARLGLPKIYIPSLQLSWLEFEMGQKVKVSLFAGNRKLEGLKGFEKLLLKKPIVYTEAKLVKSLEV from the coding sequence TTGAGCGATATTCACCTACAGGCTAAGCAGACCAAAGCCTCGGCTTGGGTTGAGCAAGAATTAGCTCAGCGGATTCGCTCGCATGCAGGCCCTGGGATTGTAGTGCTAAATGGTGACATTATAGAATTGTGGGCTGGCCAAAATCCAGATTTAAAGGCTGCCTTGCAAGCTCACGCTAGATTAACAAGTGCAATAAAAAATTTCGGCGAACAACCTGGCTGCCAGGTTGTATTTGTGGTGGGTAATCACGATGGCGAGGTGGGGTGGAGTAGCGAGGATCAGAAAGTTATTCAAGCTGAGCTTGGTGCAAAGCTTTGTTTTCAGCTAGAGCTCAATATGAATGGAAAAGTTGTAATATTTGAGCACGGTCATCAATTGGATCCCGACAACTTGTTTGAGGATCAGCGCGATCCACACGATCACCCCATGGGCCAATATGTGGTTCAAAAGATTCTGCCGATGGCTCAAAAATCCAAAACTGAGGTTCTAGCCGATGTTGATACTTTGGCCGATCCGCGCCGGTTTCCGATTTTTTTGTTTTCAAGGATTTTTTACCGGACAATTGTTAGAAATAGTGGCTGGCTGGCGTTGCCATTTGTACTAGCATTGCTCTACAGATTTTTAACCGTCGTTGGTTTTTACTTCTTAGAACAAGCGCCACCGCAAAAGGTGCTAGACTTCTTGGTGCTAACCGACATAGTGATTATTTTAGACGCAGTGTTGCTGATAGTTATTGGCTATGTAATCTTGAGGCACTTTTGGAAACTTAGTGCTAGCTTGGTAGATGAACGTGGCGGTAGTGATCACAATCGCGACCCGCGTGAGTATACCAGCACAAGGATTAGTTCCAAGAAAATAACTGGTGGAGTATTTGGTCACACCCATGTGGCCGAGCTTACACCAATCAAGGACGGCTTTTATGCCAACAGTGGCTCGGGTACCAAGATTACCAAAGCTTACCAAGCCCGACTAGGTTTGCCCAAAATCTATATACCCAGTCTGCAGCTATCATGGCTAGAATTCGAAATGGGTCAAAAGGTAAAAGTTTCGCTATTTGCTGGCAACCGAAAGCTCGAGGGGTTGAAGGGGTTCGAAAAGCTACTCCTCAAAAAGCCAATCGTGTATACTGAAGCAAAGTTAGTAAAAAGCCTGGAGGTTTAA
- a CDS encoding DUF2207 domain-containing protein codes for MNWQQICILIGAAGLIVGAGWKWLAPWLQKAKLARVKLSTQTQPPKDLTPAEIEYLLQNGLSGKGLAATLLSLHNRGILRVMRNNNDYVLCLQNLHKPTNTLEKKLLMFIFTGKLHQRALASIHSETTPAFMAKLIEILRGQLNKEHMYKQIPPLRKRGSMLLGFLAIFAGVLIIAGINKIFPGSFPAVFALGGIVGGWLLSRHGQLSQEGLHELALIQAFKRYLTEKSKLNDQKLYYSYLPYAIVLNVERSWSARFDGIASQAEFIKAVEHKFKVA; via the coding sequence ATGAATTGGCAGCAGATTTGTATATTGATTGGGGCGGCGGGACTGATTGTTGGTGCTGGCTGGAAGTGGCTTGCACCTTGGCTGCAAAAGGCTAAGCTGGCTCGAGTTAAGTTATCGACTCAGACTCAACCGCCCAAAGACCTAACCCCGGCTGAGATTGAGTACTTGCTGCAAAATGGGCTAAGCGGTAAGGGGTTGGCGGCCACCCTATTGAGCCTGCACAACCGAGGCATTTTAAGGGTTATGAGGAATAATAATGACTATGTGCTTTGCTTGCAGAATCTGCACAAGCCAACCAACACGCTCGAAAAAAAGCTACTAATGTTTATATTTACTGGCAAACTGCACCAACGGGCATTGGCCAGCATTCACTCCGAAACTACCCCAGCATTTATGGCTAAGCTGATTGAAATATTGCGAGGCCAGCTAAATAAGGAACACATGTACAAACAGATCCCGCCGCTGCGCAAGCGCGGCTCAATGTTGCTTGGTTTCTTGGCGATCTTTGCTGGAGTGTTAATCATTGCTGGTATAAACAAAATTTTCCCAGGAAGCTTTCCGGCTGTCTTTGCCCTCGGCGGCATAGTGGGCGGCTGGCTATTAAGCCGGCATGGGCAGTTGAGCCAAGAGGGTCTGCATGAACTCGCTCTAATACAGGCATTTAAGCGCTATTTAACCGAAAAGTCTAAGCTAAACGACCAAAAACTTTATTATTCGTATTTACCATATGCGATCGTGTTGAATGTTGAGCGATCCTGGTCGGCCCGATTCGATGGCATAGCCAGCCAAGCAGAATTTATAAAGGCGGTTGAGCACAAATTCAAGGTAGCTTAG
- a CDS encoding polymer-forming cytoskeletal protein → MSTGFAAASNSPNLAVDSVHNGFYANSGQELNVNGTVNGDTWLAGNIVRVKGTVNGNLYAVGSEVVVEGNITGNAHLAGSKVTVKGTINGSLYAVGSQVTIDRLAKVNGGVVLAGSLVEDSGSVGGQAYVYGAEVNINGPIGGNTTIRSGQITLGDQAAINGGLRYDQNAKISIANDKRITGSVTKLAPAASKTNPLLDRLQGLIFGLLASLLLGLAIISILPGSTVAVANVIWDRPAPSFLAGLGFIIFVPIMFVLLLVIAIGLPLAVVLAMGYVAVLIVSQVFVAVAIGRKVLKNPQFNFGQNINTLLIGLGILSIISLIPVLGAIVGFIVVCFGSGALTLRAYERVLATRAKQLK, encoded by the coding sequence ATGAGCACTGGTTTTGCGGCAGCTAGTAACAGTCCAAACTTGGCAGTTGACTCCGTGCACAACGGCTTCTATGCAAACAGTGGCCAGGAGCTCAATGTAAACGGCACCGTTAATGGCGACACTTGGCTGGCCGGCAATATCGTACGTGTGAAGGGTACGGTTAATGGCAATTTATATGCAGTAGGTAGCGAAGTTGTAGTAGAAGGCAATATTACTGGCAATGCTCACTTGGCTGGCTCAAAAGTTACGGTCAAAGGCACTATTAACGGTAGTCTGTATGCAGTTGGTAGCCAAGTAACAATTGACCGACTGGCCAAAGTAAATGGCGGTGTGGTGTTGGCCGGTTCATTGGTTGAGGATAGTGGTAGCGTGGGCGGCCAAGCTTACGTTTATGGTGCCGAAGTTAACATAAATGGACCAATCGGTGGTAATACCACGATTCGCAGTGGCCAGATTACATTGGGCGATCAAGCGGCTATTAATGGCGGCCTGCGCTACGATCAAAATGCCAAAATCAGCATTGCTAACGATAAGCGTATTACAGGCTCGGTTACCAAACTGGCGCCAGCAGCCTCTAAAACCAATCCGTTGCTAGATCGACTACAAGGTCTAATATTTGGCTTATTAGCGAGTCTGCTGCTCGGCCTGGCTATTATTAGCATATTACCCGGTAGTACTGTAGCTGTGGCCAACGTTATATGGGATCGGCCGGCTCCGAGTTTTCTGGCAGGTCTGGGCTTTATAATCTTTGTGCCAATTATGTTTGTGTTACTGTTGGTTATAGCTATTGGCTTACCGCTTGCGGTCGTGCTGGCCATGGGCTATGTAGCAGTTTTAATTGTAAGCCAGGTGTTTGTGGCTGTGGCGATTGGGCGCAAAGTTCTAAAAAATCCACAATTTAACTTTGGCCAGAATATTAACACTTTGCTAATAGGACTTGGCATATTGAGCATAATTAGTTTAATTCCAGTGCTTGGCGCCATAGTCGGGTTTATAGTGGTCTGTTTTGGTAGCGGCGCACTCACCCTACGAGCCTACGAGCGCGTGCTGGCTACCAGAGCCAAGCAACTCAAGTAG
- a CDS encoding ABC transporter permease — MSKQVKHKKTWLAYKTLTVASVKMYFRNRTAVFFTLFIPVMFILIFGAFNSTKQSSFKLDIVNQSNTQLSQSFVNTLTGNKDVFKTTEDDLSSAKDRLDKGKTDLVIVVPAEFGQVDPSTFGPKTAQIKTYYNKGQPQTGQAANLVVGQIVGGLNSQITKTPVVFSVQSEGVSTYNLGYIDYLVPGIVALSIMQLGIFSIAFAFVSFKSSGALRRLFVTPTHPVTFIFGQSVARLLIGVLQVSLLIGLSVLVFKVHIVGSMFNIFVLAFLGVLVFLAFGFTVAGWAKDENQAAPIANLISFPMLFLSGTFIPRDTLPNWLQTITGFFPLTYLADAMRAVSTQGSTLWQVRGDILGLVIWGVIMFIVAIKVFKWE; from the coding sequence ATGAGTAAGCAAGTTAAACACAAGAAAACCTGGCTAGCCTACAAAACCCTGACAGTTGCCAGTGTTAAGATGTATTTCCGCAACCGTACGGCAGTGTTCTTTACGCTATTTATACCGGTTATGTTCATACTCATATTTGGTGCTTTTAACTCTACCAAGCAAAGTAGCTTTAAGCTCGATATAGTTAATCAAAGCAACACTCAGTTGTCGCAAAGTTTTGTGAACACGCTTACTGGTAACAAAGACGTATTTAAGACCACCGAAGACGATTTAAGTTCTGCTAAAGATCGCTTAGACAAGGGTAAGACCGATCTTGTAATCGTAGTGCCGGCAGAATTTGGCCAGGTTGATCCTAGCACTTTTGGCCCAAAAACTGCTCAAATTAAAACCTACTACAACAAGGGTCAACCCCAAACCGGGCAGGCTGCCAATTTGGTGGTTGGTCAGATTGTTGGTGGACTTAACAGCCAAATTACCAAAACGCCAGTGGTTTTTAGTGTCCAGTCAGAGGGGGTTAGTACTTATAATCTAGGCTACATTGACTATCTGGTGCCCGGCATAGTGGCGCTGTCTATAATGCAGCTTGGCATATTTAGCATAGCCTTTGCTTTTGTGAGTTTTAAGAGCTCCGGGGCATTGCGCCGCCTGTTTGTAACCCCGACCCATCCGGTAACATTTATATTTGGTCAGTCGGTTGCTCGCTTACTGATTGGCGTATTGCAGGTTAGCTTGTTAATAGGGCTTAGTGTGCTGGTTTTTAAGGTTCACATTGTAGGCAGCATGTTCAACATATTTGTCCTAGCTTTTCTTGGTGTATTGGTTTTCTTGGCCTTTGGCTTTACGGTGGCTGGCTGGGCCAAAGATGAAAACCAAGCTGCACCCATTGCCAACCTTATTAGTTTCCCAATGCTCTTTTTGAGCGGCACATTTATTCCACGCGATACTCTGCCGAATTGGCTTCAAACCATAACTGGCTTTTTTCCGCTAACCTATCTGGCCGATGCCATGCGCGCGGTCTCAACTCAGGGCTCCACCCTGTGGCAAGTACGGGGCGACATATTGGGTCTGGTTATATGGGGCGTGATTATGTTTATTGTAGCTATCAAAGTATTTAAGTGGGAATAG